A segment of the Trifolium pratense cultivar HEN17-A07 linkage group LG7, ARS_RC_1.1, whole genome shotgun sequence genome:
TGGATAATGGTACAAAATGGCACGATGATCTGAGTTAATAACATTATGGAACAGACATATTCAGTAATAGCATATCATAAGATCATATCTCTAACATAGATTATGAAGAATAGCATCTTTTTTCTCACCTCTCAACTTTTCCTTAGGAATCCCTCTAGTCAGCTCAATTCTTGCCGATTGTTTGAAATATTCACACCTTTATGACCCTCACTACATCAGTTTCACCAATCACTGTCACCTTAAGCAAATACGTTTTACAAATTGCTATTAATTTCTTCATCATTTGCCTGCATCTTGAACAGCTCAGTTTAGCTGATGTCGGAGTCTCTGCAATACAAAAGTGCATCAGTTATGTAAATACTTTCCAACCAAAAAGTACAGAAGCATGTCAGTGTAAGGATAGAAAGAATTTAGAAGTGAAATCATAATATTTGTCACATAATAAAAGACTGCTATAAAGTGGAAGTAAACAAGTAGTGCACGAGTCCAGAATATAAAAAACTAGACGATGTGGAATGAAAATTTATAATGATAGAAAAAACAAGCACCAGCAGAAACAAGAGTCAAGAATTCCTATGATAAATTATTGTCTTTAAGATCTCATCTATACTACCCTGTTCACCATGTTCCAATTAGATGTTTGGCTGAAAACAATGCTAGTTGGCAATTAGACAAAGTAAGTCACGATGACACATGATGTCCAACATCTATTCACCATTACAGCCTCTACATATGATAATCAGATCAACTCTATATCTGAACGCTATTCACCAGGAAAATTACCAAAACACATACCATTTacacaaataaaagcaaaatacattaatttagAGTGTAATTTGGTGGCTGAGATACTTAAGAGCAGGCCAACTAATTCTGGGAAGGAGTATAACTATTTGTGAGCTCTAGCATCTTTCTATATTAAGTGAAAATTCCTGTTATCAGCAAGGTTTGCAGTGCTGACTGCTGTAATTTGAATATTAGTATTAGTTAACCTCCAATAAAGAATAAATGACTGCCCACGTTATGATATTTTGATGTTCTATAGAGGACTGCTCTGTAAATTTTTAATCTGTAAAGATTGAAAATGAAGGCATGaaataagtaattaattatCCTAGTCAAAACAAGGTATGAAACTGTAACTCTGACGTGACATCATCTTTGATTGGAATGTGCCAGCATAATGGTGCAAACATGAACTGCTGCAAATCCAACCCACACATTTCCCTTTGAACTACTTGAATTTGTAACAGTAAGAAAATCCTAGTGTGTTGCTTGGTGGAAGAGAGAGATAAAGGAAAAACCTTGTAACAGATTGAGAGCTCATTGTACGGCATAGACCAGATCATCAGTCACGCCACGGCCAAACTAGGCTGACCAAAGGAAAACCCAGATCTGAGCTGAAGTCACGATCTAAAATAGGCTTTGCTCTGCCAAATTCTCAGTACTTCTTACTGCATTACACTGGGAAGTTAGCAGGCAATTATGACTACACAGTTTGGGAAGATAAATCAGATCTTCTGAATCTTATTCTCAGTTAATTTAGTTGAACTGACTCAACACAGCAAGTAACTGATATCATTAACAATGTAGCTTCTTTTCTTAAACGcaaaaattgaaagaatttaaaaacatgaagaaaaaaaattaacatgtaAAAGCACTTGAAATTTAAATGGATCAGAACTACAACCTGCACATGATCATCGGAATCCAATCATGGTGAAGTTGCATTTATAAATTCAGTGCTATTTATTGACTATTTGTACCTATAATATAATTATGGTGCTCAAATATTTCATAATGACTCAAACAAAGCCAGGTTGCAGTACACCACACAGCTATATTTTAAGAAATGATAATGGTGCGAGGATTATCAAGTAATAACATACATAAACCTCTACAAACCAATGCAACATATAGAATACTGTCATGTGTTTAGGGAGGCAGCAGTAGAAGGAATGGAAAAACTATCATTGATCAAATTTCTAATACTTACAGACACACCTTCCTCCAATGCCATCTATAACCAGAGTTTATTAAACCTCAATGTacaattaaaatttttgtaGGTTTCTGACTTCATTTCTTCCTTGATGCATTTTGATCATTTCTCTGTAGCAGCTCACTATCTTCTTATCTAATTCATAATATTCTTCCATTTTACTCATCCGCTTCATATCCAGGTCAATAAAATACGcctgatacaaattaaattgcagttaaaataagatataaaatGTAACGATCATTGTGGctgttattttgttttatagatAAAGAAAACATAGTCATTAAGGATGAAAGGCAATAAAGTATTTTCATATTCAGAGCTAAAGGGGGCAATGAACCAGAGTTACTTAAAGTGGGATATCTATTAATTCACGACTCatgagtaataaaaaaaaacatgttgaCAAGCTGAAACACATGAAAGGAAAAGGGTGGAGTGGAGGTGTGCCTGTGTACAGAGTGTGGGTCAATTTGGAAAACCTGTGCTTTTGGTTTCATTGCTTAACACCTTATCTATTTTGAACCAGTATCAGTAAGGATTTGTGATAACAATCTATAccaaagacttttttttttttttgaagtacaGATCACAAAACATTTTACCAttttcatttcatcaaacaaaattttgaatgaCTTTTCACAGTAGCATTTTCAACAGCCCCCGTGCCAATCAACATCCTTTTTGGAAAATGCAATCTAAATCTACCCGCAGAAGCTGAACCAaattaagtatatatatatatatagcactgCCTACCTTGAAATCAAATGTTTGTTTGGTTGACTCAAGATATACACTATTGGATAAGGATCCTGAATCCCCCTTTTTGCTTGGTCTAAAACATATCATCAGACTACAGTCTTTCACAGTTGCTGCTATCAGGTAGTCCTTTACGATTCTTAAGCTTTCATCCAATGAAGCTGAATGCAATGGGgcatatatttttgtttgatcTTCATTCAACTCCGTACACACCATGCACTGTTGACGAGTAATATCATAATAAGCATGGATGGCTCCTTCTATGTCAACATCATCAAGCTTTTGAACCTCCAAGAGCCGATCAAGGACTCCTGATTTATGCGCAGCCTCAGCAACAAGAGTGAGGAAGTTCTCTGTACATAAACCATCACCAGCTTCAATGATAGACTTAAGTGCACCTTCAAATGCTTTTGCAATACAAAAATTTGTATCTTCTGCGCCACCTCCCAGTCCGCCAAATATGAGAGACCCATTCATAAATACACGGAAATTGTTTTGAGGTGTAGTAAAGAGATCTTTGATAGCTTTATGAATTCTTTCTATGGATCCAGAGAACAGATCAAGTGGATTGTATTCACTTAGCAGTGATATCTGCAAAGATATTGGAAAAATATACATCTCAAATTCAAGGGTTAAAAGGGATAGTGTATATTGAACTGAAATTGTAATAACATCCACgaacaaaactaaaatattgGATTCTGGGACTATAGATATGACAACAGGAAGAAGTATGCACTCTGCTGCAAATGGACCGCCATCAAAAGTTATATTTTGTGGTCAGAGTACCTCTCCTTGATGCAACTTCAGGGCTTGGTGCATTTCAAAGCGAGTTATCCTCTTTTTTATAGCAGTTTCTTCAGACACAAATCTTGAAACAGGACGAAATCCGCATTTGGGCTGCTTGTCAAAATAATAGTTAAGTTGTTACAAGCAAGCGAACAAGAGGGTAGGGGGAAACAAGATTGataattcatttaaaatttCGAAGTTTAAACTAGGTCATTGTTGGATTGGATTGAAAACGAAATGTGTGCTACCAGAGAATATTAATGTATCGCAGTATCAAAAACATACCTTTATCTCAACAGATATGCAGGGGCCAGATGCAAGATTATCTGAAATGAAACAGGGAGCTTGGttagaaaatttatttcatgtgtTTACTTGAAATTAAAATGGACAACctccaaactgattaacaggcTTTCTTGCAGGAGTCATACCAATAAGCTTGATACAATAATATAAATGATTAATAGCATGTTACATACTTGCATTCCATCCTAAAGTAATTTTGCCTCCCTACATTACTTTTCTCTCACTAAAAGTTTGCAAAGGACCGCCTTTGGTGCATGTTTGATGTTTGGATTCCAACTCGATGGGAGTAAAATAATTCAATCATCCATTGGGTCTTGTAAGTAAGATTTAAAACTATCTAGTCTAATATTGCTAGATGGATGATTTCTGCACAAGGTAGGGTACTAAAATATGTCAACTGAAAGAAAGTAAATTAAGGAGCCTAGCAACAGCACAATCCACAATTCTATTCACACAACTGCACAAGGGGGTATAATGTTATTTGAACAGAAGCGGAAACGCATTCAAAGGTTCAGTCGCTCTTTCAAAAAAGGTAGAATTCAGGGAACCAGCATTTAAAACCCTACGAGCATGAAATTTCAAGAACAGAGAAGCAAGTCCATAGAAAGACATGTCAATACCACGGGCAAAGAGTGAATGATCCGACATGATGAGCACATAATCACAATGCATGTCAAC
Coding sequences within it:
- the LOC123898766 gene encoding inositol-pentakisphosphate 2-kinase-like, whose amino-acid sequence is MEITLSDKDANDWVYRGEGAANLVLAYIGSSPAFMGKVMRIRKAPRNDSLVETTPSPSSLTAHERLLWKDVDELISSSDHELASQLFVLHVMKPLLGSKFVDAGMHVKVSTGFLESVEKNVICQRPAWRVDTAQVDMHCDYVLIMSDHSLFARDNLASGPCISVEIKPKCGFRPVSRFVSEETAIKKRITRFEMHQALKLHQGEISLLSEYNPLDLFSGSIERIHKAIKDLFTTPQNNFRVFMNGSLIFGGLGGGAEDTNFCIAKAFEGALKSIIEAGDGLCTENFLTLVAEAAHKSGVLDRLLEVQKLDDVDIEGAIHAYYDITRQQCMVCTELNEDQTKIYAPLHSASLDESLRIVKDYLIAATVKDCSLMICFRPSKKGDSGSLSNSVYLESTKQTFDFKAYFIDLDMKRMSKMEEYYELDKKIVSCYREMIKMHQGRNEVRNLQKF